GCGAAGGTGGACGAGCTCTCGCGCGGGATGCAGCAGAAGGTGCAATTCATCGGGACGCTGCTGCACGACCCCGACCTGGTGATCCTCGACGAGCCCTTCAGCGGGCTCGACCCGATCAATGCGCAGGCGCTCAAGGACACGGTGATCGACCTCAAGCGACGCGGAAAGACGGTGATCTTCTCGACGCACCTGATGGACAACGCCGAGCGGATGTGCGACGCGGTGTGCATCATCTCGCGTGGCGAGAAGGTGCTGGACGGCCCGCTGGGCGAGGTCAAGGCGCGGCACGGCGGGGAGCACCTCGCGTTGGCGCTGGCGGGGGCGTCGACGCCGGCGATCGACGCCATCCTGGCCGACCCGCGGCTGGTGGCACGCGTGGACGACCACTCGCGTTACTTCGAGATCGAGCTTGCCCCCGGCGGCGACGCGCAGGTGCTGCTGCGGCGCCTGGTGGAGGCCGGCGCCCCGATCGAGCGCTTCGAGCGCGTGCAGCCGTCGCTGCACCAGATCTTCCTGGAGAAGGTGGGGGCCTCGGGGATCGAGGCCGGCCTCACCGGCCACGGCTGATCGGCAACGGCACCACGCCCCTGACCCCCGAACGCACGCCGCCGGCGTCCAACGGGCGCCGGCGGCGTGACAAACTACGGGAAGTTGCTGCTCACCCCGTGGGGGTGCAGTGCTTCTCGATGGCCGCGACGAGGTCGGTCGCGATGGCGTCGGGGGCGCGGCTCTCGATCTGCCAGCGCTCCATGAAGTAGACGATCTTCCCGTCCTTCATGATGGCGATGGACGGCGACGACGGCGGGTAGCCCACGAAGTACGAGCGCGCGCGTTCGGTCGCCTCGGCGTCCTGGCCGGCGAAGACCGTGGCGAGATGGTCGGGACGTGCCTTGGCATGCTCCAGGGCGTAGCGCACGGCGGGGCGCGCCATGCGGGCCGAGCAGCCGCACACGGAGTTCACCACGACCATCGTCGTCCCCGCGTTGCTGGGGAGCGCGGCATCGACGTCAGCGGCGGTGCGCAGCTCGGTGAAGCCGATCCGGGTGAGGTCCTGGCGGATCGGGGCGACGAGCTGCTCGTCGTACATCAAGCGAGGCAGTGACATGGGACTCTGGAGTACAGACGGGAGACGGGAGAGGGAAGACGGGACATCGACGACGGGCAATCACTCGTCGTCGAAATCGTCCTGCTCTCGGACCAGGGCCAGGATGGCGCTCTGGGGGACGACGAGGTAGCGGTCGCCCTCGAACGTGATCTCGACGGCGGCCTTGCGGAAAAAGAGGGCGTAGTCGCCCGTGCGAGCCTGCATGGGGACGAAGCGCGTGGTGCGGGCGCTCTCGTGCACACGCCACGGCTCGTCGCTGGCGTCGGTGAGGTCGGGCATCGGGAGGCCCGGGCCGGTCGCGACGATCGTCCCCCCCTGCACCGCCTGCGAGTCGACGGCGGTCGACGGGAGGTAGAGGCCGACCTTGGTACGCTCCTCGCCATCCTCGGACTTCACGAGGACGCGATCACCGACGACGATCAGACGCTTCTTCGGAGTGCGCATTGTTCGATGCAGATGGGGCGATGAGGCGGAATATATCCTGTGAGAAGACGAGAGGACGAGAAGACGGGAAGACGGGAAGACGGGAACGCCACGCCGCTAGGGGGTGACCCTGGGGCGGACCAGGTGGTACTCGGACTGGCGCTTGTAGGCCCAGCGCGGCTTCCCGGCGGCGTCGAGGATGAAATCCTCTTCCTGCGCGACGCTCACCTTCTGGTTGTCCCATTCGGGGACCGGGGTCGTGGTCTGGAGCTCGGAGGAGAACCACATGCCGGCGATGACCTTGGCATCGCCGCGCCCCGGGACCCCGTCCTGGTAGTCCCAGAGGCCGAAGATCGGGCCGGCGCCGTGGCCGTGCATCCCGATGGGGTGCGAGTACATGGTCCCCTCGACCCCTTCGCTTCTCAGCTTGTCGCGGGTGGCGCGGAGGATCTCGTTCCCGGTGCGCCCGGGGCGCGTCTCCGCGAACAGGATGTCCTGGAACCGGTTCGAGTTGGCGAGCGCCTTCTGCAGCCCCGGGGGCGGCGCCGTCTCGCCGTCGCGCAGGACGTACGCATTGTGCTGGGTGTCGGTGTTGAGGCGCATGGCGGTAATCCCGACGTCACAGTGGAGCACGTCGCCCGGTTGGATGACGGGGTTCTCGCCGAGGGTGGCAGGCGTGGCGCCGCGCCGCTGAATCGAGATCGACGGTTGGAACCAGGTGCCGAGCCCCAGGTCGTTGACCTGCTGGCGCCACCACCAGACCAGGTCGTCGGTGCGCGTCACGCCCGGGGTGATGACCTCGTTGGAGAACATGCGGGCGATGAGCGAGTGCACGAGCTCGTTCATCCTCGTGAAGACCTGTTCCTCCTCGGGAAGGCGCGATGCGATCAGCTGCAGCGGGAGCTCCTCGGTGCGCTTGAAGCGCGTGGTCCACTTCTTCCCGAGCATCGCGCTCATCCCCTCGAGCTCGCCGGCCGAGAGGCCGTCGGAGAAGGCGTGCGTGCGCGAGACGTCGATACCGATGACCTTCGGGTTGCGCTCCTCGAGGACCTCCTTGAGGAGGAGCCACTGCTGGTCGCCCCACAGCTCGGCGTTGCGCCCGCCGGAGGGGTTGTCGATGACCTTCTTCGCGGTGTAGGCCTTGTAGACGCCCCCTTGCGACGTGCCGCCTAACGCGAGGCGCTCGATGCACGAGCCGTCGCCGGGGTCGGCCGTCCCGGCCCTGGCGCACGTGTCGTGGAAGACGTAGATGGTCCGCCGCCGCGCGGCGAAGGTGGTCGGGGAGACGATGGACGAGAAGACCGGGTCCTCGTTGTACTCGCGCATGGAGATGACCCAGAGGTCGATGCCGTGCGCGCGCATGAGCCCGGGGAGCACGGACTTCATGCGGCGCTCGAGCCAGCGCTGCTGGATGTCGGCCTGTTCGCGGAGGGTGCCGAAGGGGCGCGTCTGCGCGCCGGCCGCGTTGGTGGCAAGCGCGAGGGCAGCGAGCAATGCGAGGGGGAGGA
The window above is part of the Gemmatimonadetes bacterium SCN 70-22 genome. Proteins encoded here:
- a CDS encoding ABC transporter, with translation MHSVDIRAIAKRYEGHVAVRQLSLQVPKGSVYGLLGPNGAGKTTTIRMLLNIIAPDEGSILIDGVPNTQPGALDRVGYLPEERGLYRKMQVRRLLRFLAELKGIGRREADPRIDQWLERLDLKTEARDWGAAKVDELSRGMQQKVQFIGTLLHDPDLVILDEPFSGLDPINAQALKDTVIDLKRRGKTVIFSTHLMDNAERMCDAVCIISRGEKVLDGPLGEVKARHGGEHLALALAGASTPAIDAILADPRLVARVDDHSRYFEIELAPGGDAQVLLRRLVEAGAPIERFERVQPSLHQIFLEKVGASGIEAGLTGHG
- a CDS encoding chaperonin, which codes for MRTPKKRLIVVGDRVLVKSEDGEERTKVGLYLPSTAVDSQAVQGGTIVATGPGLPMPDLTDASDEPWRVHESARTTRFVPMQARTGDYALFFRKAAVEITFEGDRYLVVPQSAILALVREQDDFDDE
- a CDS encoding Xaa-Pro aminopeptidase, which gives rise to MLLPLALLAALALATNAAGAQTRPFGTLREQADIQQRWLERRMKSVLPGLMRAHGIDLWVISMREYNEDPVFSSIVSPTTFAARRRTIYVFHDTCARAGTADPGDGSCIERLALGGTSQGGVYKAYTAKKVIDNPSGGRNAELWGDQQWLLLKEVLEERNPKVIGIDVSRTHAFSDGLSAGELEGMSAMLGKKWTTRFKRTEELPLQLIASRLPEEEQVFTRMNELVHSLIARMFSNEVITPGVTRTDDLVWWWRQQVNDLGLGTWFQPSISIQRRGATPATLGENPVIQPGDVLHCDVGITAMRLNTDTQHNAYVLRDGETAPPPGLQKALANSNRFQDILFAETRPGRTGNEILRATRDKLRSEGVEGTMYSHPIGMHGHGAGPIFGLWDYQDGVPGRGDAKVIAGMWFSSELQTTTPVPEWDNQKVSVAQEEDFILDAAGKPRWAYKRQSEYHLVRPRVTP